The genomic region GACGCGCGACTCACCGCGTCCGCGGGCCACGACCACCGCCAGACGCTGCCCGCCTCGTTCTTCGAGACCAAGGCGGAGGCCGTGCTCTCGGTCGTGGACGTCTGGGCCGCCCACGACGGCGGGGTCCAGGGCTGGTTCGAGGCCGCCGGCGGCACGTCGGACGACGTCGCCCGCCTCCACGGTCACCTGCGCGGTGACACCATGGAGCCATGAGCGAGTTCTTCCCGGTCCCGTCATGAGCGGGCGCCTCCAGCTGGACGACTCCGGTGCCGAGACCCTCGAGGCCCGCGAGGTGCCGCTCGGCGGCATCCGGGGCATCACGGTGCACCGCACGCTCCCGCACCGTTCCCGACCCACGATCGGCGCCTGGTGCTTCGCCGACCACTTCGGACCCACCGACGCGCGCATGAACGTGCTGCCGCACCCGCACACGGGCCTGCAGACCGTCACGTGGCCCATGGCGGGGCGGATCCGGCACCGCGACAACCTCGGCTCCGACGTCATGCTGCAGCCCGGTGAGCTCAACCTCATGACCTCGGGCGACGCGGTCTCGCACTCCGAGATCAGCGACGCCGACGACCCCACGCCGATGTCCGGGGTGCAGCTGTGGGTCGCGCTGCCCGACTCGCGGCGCCTCGGACCGGCCGACTTCGAGCATGTCCCCGACCTGCCGCGGGTCCAGGGGCGCGGCTGGGACGGTGTGCTGGTGGTGGGCGACTTCGCCGGTGAGTCCTCGCGCGCCACGGTGTACACGCCGCTCGTGGGCGTGCAGATCTCCCTGCACGACCCCGACGTGGTGCTCGACCTCGACCCCTCGTTCGAGTACGGCGTCCTGGCCCTCGACGGCCCGGTCGAGGTCGACGGCACCACGGTCGGCCACCGCGCTCTTCGCTACCTCGACGGCGGCAGTCGCGTGCACCTCGACGGCCCGGGCCGCACGGTGCTGCTGCTCGGCGGTGAACCGTTCGCGGAGAAGCTCGTGATGTGGTGGAACTTCATCGCGCGCGACCACGACGAGATCGTGCAGGCCCGCGACGACTGGATGGAGCGCCCCGTGGGTGGCCGCTTCGGTCGGGTCGAGGGCCACGGCGAGGAGCTCGTCCCGGCCCCCGAGCTCCCCAACGTCCGCCTCCGCCCCCGGGTGCGCCTCAAGTACTAGCCAGATCTCCGGTGGTTGAGGTGTGAGTGCCGCCTGCGGCGCGAGCCTCGAAACCTCGGATGGTTGCGGTACCCCTTTCGAGGCTCGTTCGTTCCTCACTCGCACCTCAAGGGGCGGGGCTGTGTCCACAACTGGCTCTCGACATACGTTGCCGTATTGAGATACCGTCGGTATCGGAAGATGTGACGTGGAGCACCGAGGAGCACGCATGAGCTGGATCAACGGCAAGGTCGCGGTCGTGACGGGCGCGGGATCGGGCATCGGCCGAGCCCTGGCGCTGGAGCTGACCCGGCGCGGCGCGACCGTGGCGATCAGCGACGTCGACGTCGCCGGTCTGGAGGCCACGGCCGAGCAGGTCCGCCAGATGGGCGGAACGGTCCGGTCGGACGTGATCGACGTGTCGCAGCGCGAGATCGTCGAGCGCTACGCCGACGAGGTCGCCGCCGATCTCGGCCGCGTCAACCTGGTGATCAACAACGCGGGCATCGCCTACTTCGGCAACGTCACAGAGATGCCCTACAAGCACCTCGAGCGCGTCATGGACGTCGACTTCTGGGGCGTCGTGAACGGCACCAAGGCGTTCCTGCCGCACCTGGAGGCCTCGGGCGACGGCCACGTCGTCAACATCTCGAGCGTCTTCGGCCTCTTCGGGGTGCCGTCCCAGAGTGCCTACAACGCAGCGAAGTTCGCGGTCCGCGGCTTCACCGAGTCCCTGGCCATGGAGATGAAGATGGCCAACAAGCCCGTCTCCGTCACCTGCGTGCACCCGGGCGGCATCAAGACCAACATCGTCCGCAACGCCACATCGGTCGACGAGCGCGCCGACGAGAAGAGCGCGATGAGCGCCCAGTTCGACAAGGTCCTCGCCCGCACCACACCGGCCAAGGCGGCCAACGTCATCCTCGACGGGGTCGAGAAGAAGAAGGTGCGCGTGCTGATCGGCGCCGACGCCAAGGTCATCGACGCCTTCGTCCGCATCGCCGGCCCCCGCTACCAAGGGGTCGTGCGCTGGGCGTCGGGCAAGTCCGGACTCTGACGTGCAGAACGACTGGGGCGGGCAGTCCTTCGCACATCCTCCGGGTCGTCTCCCGATCGTGGGCGACGGCCGCTCGGTCGATCCCTCCCGCCCCCTGAAGAGCATGGTCGGTCACGCTGAGAAGCTCGGTGAGCCGATCTTCGAGATCCAGGTGTTCGACCAGAAGTTCGTGTTCGTCGCCAGCGCCGAGCTCGCGGCCGAGATGTGCGACGAGCAGCGCTTCGTCAAGGTCCTCCCGCCTGCGGTCGAGGCCCTGCGTGAGTTCGCGGGTGACGGCCTCTTCACGGCGCACTCCCACGAGCACAACTGGCGCCTGGCGCACGACCTGCTGCGTCCGGCCTTCACCCGCACCGCGATGCAGTCCTACCACCCGGTCATGGTCGAGACGCTCGACGAGCTCTTCGACTACTGGGAGCGGCTCGACGGCCCGGTCGACGTCTCGCGCGACATGACCAAGCTGACGCTCGAGACCTTGGCGCGGGCCGCGCTGAGCCGCGACTTCGCCTCGTTCGACGGGGTCGACCCGCACCCGTTCGTGGCCGCCATGATCACGGCCCTCAAGAGCGGACAGCGCATCGCTACGCTGCGCACGGCCCCCGGCGGGCGCCTGGCCGTCCGGCGCATCCGCAGGAAGGCCAAGTCGTCCCAGGACTACGTCGACGAGCTCCTCGACGACATCATCGCGACCCGCCGGGCCCAGCCGCCGTCGGAGCACGACCTGCTCGGCATCATGCTCAGTGCGCGCCATCCCGAGACGGGCGAGCAGCTCGACGACACGAACATCCGCCACCAGATCCTGACGTTCCTCGTGGCGGGCCACGAGACGACCTCGGGAGCCCTGTCGTTCGCGCTGTACTACCTCTCGCGCGACCCGGAGGTCCTCGCGAAGGCCCACGCCGAGGTCGACGCGGTGCTCGGGTCGGACCGGGACACGGTGCCCACGTTCGAGCAGGTGCCGCAGTTCCGCTACCTGCGTCGCGTGCTCGACGAGGCGTTGCGACTGTGGCCCACGGCGCCCGCCTTCGGGCGTGGTCCCCGCGAGACCACGACGCTCTCGACGGGGCACGTCATGCGGCCCGAGGACTGGGCCATCGTCCTGCTCCCCGCGGTGCACCGCGACCCGTCCGTCTGGGGCGACGACCCCGAGCGGTTCGATCCCGACCGCTTCCTGCCCCAGAACTCCCGGGGCCGACTGCCGCACAGCTACAAGCCGTGGGGCACGGGGGAGCGCTCGTGCATCGGGCGGCAGTTCGCCCAGCAGGAGGCGATCCTCGTGCTGGCCCGGCTCCTGCACCGGTACGAGATCACGGGCGATCCCGACTACGAGCTCGACATCGCCGAGCGGCTCACGATCGTGCCGAAGGGGTTCGAGCTGCGACTGACCCCGCGGACGCCGAACGCCGACTCCGAGGATCAGCCCGCTGACGACTCCGGTTCCGACGATGGATCCGACTCCGGGGATGCGCCGAGCGACGTGTGCCCGGTCTCGTCGACGGACCAGAACGGGTTGAACGCCACCTCCCAGAGGTGCCCGCCGGGATCGGTGAAGTAGCCGGAGAACCCGCCCCACTCGGTCTCGGTCGCGGCCTTCGTGACCGTCCCACTCGCCTGCTGGGCGAGGTGGAGGACCTCCTCGACCTCGTCGTGGGTGCGGGTGTTGTACGCGAGCGCGAACCCGCTGAATCCGGCGGGACCGTCGGGCAGGCCGGCGTCCGTGGCGAGCTCGGCGCGGTCCCAGATCGCCAGGACGATGCCGGGCAGCTGGTAGTGAGCCGACGCGCTCGTTCCTCGCGCTCGCTTCTGCAACTCGCCAGAGCGAGTCGCAGGCGGCTCAGCCTCGCTTCGCTCGGCCTGTGGTCACCGCACGAGACTGAGTCGTTGCTCCATGCGTCCACGTTAGGCCCCGAGGTGGCTTCGAGGCTCGGGCGCCAGAGCGCCCTCGCACTGGGGGCACCTCCCACGACGGAGTCGTAGGGGGACAGCCACCGGTGGTTGAGGTGCGAGGAGCTCTCGGCGACGAGCCTCGAAACCTTGGCCGAGTCAGGCCTGCTCGACCTCGGCGACGGCCGGGCCGTCGCTGATCGTGATCCGCGTGGGCTCGGTGCCCGCGTACACCCCGGCGACGCGGACGTGCAGGACGCCCTTGTCGTAGTGGGCGCTGACCGCGTCGGCGCCCACGTGGCCCGGGAGACCGAACGAACGGCGGAAGCTGCCGTACCGGACCTCGCGGACCGAGCGCCGCGTGGAGTCCTCGGCGCGGTCGTCCTTGCGCTCGCCGGCAATGACGAGGCGCTGGTTCGCGACCTCGACCGAGACGTCCTCGGCGACGTCGACGCCGGGCAGGTCCAGGCGGACCACGACGTCGTCACCCTCGCGGACGGTCTCGGCGGTCGGGGTGAACGCCAGCGGCTCGCCGGTCGGGACGGTCGGGCCGCCGAACGTGGAACGCACGAGGGAGTCGAACTCGGCGAAGAACGGGTCGCGGCCGCGGAAGCGGGTGATGGTGCTCATGGGGAACCTCCGGTGAGTAGTGGCCGACCACCGTGGTCGGTACCAGTCATAACTTGAGTCTGATCGACTCAATTCCCTTGAGCAAGGCGCGTTCACTACTGGCGAACGCGCGGGTCCGAGACGCACGACGCCCCGCCCTCCGGACGGAGGACGGGGCGATCTGCGGGCGGCCGGTCAGGCGTAGCTGACGCCCGTGGCGTGCAGCGGGCAGTAGCCGTGCGGGTTCCGCACGAGGTACTGCTGGTGGTAGGCCTCGGCGTAGTAGTACTCGTCGAGCGGCTTGATCTCGGTCGTGATCGTGCCGTAGCCGCTGGCGGTCATCTTCTGCTGGTAGTGGTCGCGCGACGCCTCGGCCTTGGCCTGCTGCTCCGGGGTCGTGGTGAGCAGGATCGAGCGGTACTGCGAGCCGCGGTCGTTGCCCTGGCGCATGCCCTGGGTCGGGTCGTGGTTCTCCCAGAACGTCGCGAGCAGGTCGTCGTAGGACAGGACGCTCGGGTCGAACACGATGCGCACGACCTCGGCGTGGCCGGTACGCCCGGTGCACGTCTCCTCGTACGTCGGGTTCGGCGTGTAGCCGCCGGCGTAGCCGACCGTGGTCGACCACACGCCCGGCAGCTGCCAGAACGTCTGCTCCTCGCCCCAGAAGCAGCCGAGCCCGACCACGGTGACCTCGAAGCCGTCGGGGCCGTCGGTCTCGAGGGGGTTGCCGGTGACGAGGTGGCGGTCGCCGACCAGGTGCGTGCGCGACGGGCGGCCGGGCAGGGCGTTCTCGCGGGCGGGCATCTCGCTCTTGCGGGTTCCGAAGATCATGGGGTCCATCCTTCCGTCTCGGCGCGGGGGCCACGACTCGGCCGTCGCGGCGCACACGCCTCGACACTCACAACGCGTCCAGGGGGCTGACTGTTCCGCCGGTAGTCTCGGGCGCATGAGTGCCCGCTACCAGGTCCCGATCGGGATGGAGATCGCCACGGCGTGGGCCTGGCGGCTCGTCGTCATCGCCGGCGCGGGCTTCGGACTCCTCTGGCTCCTGCAGTACTTCTCCGAGATCACGGTGCCGATCACGATCGGCCTGCTCGGCACGGCACTCACGATCGGCGTGGTCGACACGCTCGAGCGGCGTGGAGTGCCGCGCCTGCTCGCGACCCTGGTGGTCGCGATCCTGATGCTGGTGACCCTGGCCGGCCTGGTGATCCTGGTGGGCCAGCAGCTCTCGACCCAGGTCGACGAGCTGCGCTCGAGCATCGTGGCCGGGATCGGCGAGATGCGTGACTGGGCCCGCAATGGGCCGCTGGGCCTGAGCGACGACGACCTCAACCGCTACGTCACCGAGGTGCAGGACACGATCGCCGGCACCGGGCGGGAGGCCGTGATCGACCAGGCCACGGCCGTGGGCATCTCGCTGGCCCACTTCGTGACCGGCTTCTTCATCGCGCTCTTCGCCGCGGTGTTCTTCCTCTACGAGGGCGACCGCATCTGGGCCTGGGTCGTCACCCTGTTCCCGCGCGACGCCCGGGCCCGCGTCAACTCCTCGGGTCATCGAGCGTGGGAGTCGCTGACGAGCTTCGTGCGGGCCACGGTGCTCGTGGCGCTCGTCGACGCCCTCGGCATCGCGCTGGGCGCCTGGCTGCTCGGCGTGCCGCTCACCTTCGCGATCGGGGTCATCGTGTTCCTGGGCGCCTTCGTGCCCATCATCGGCGCGTTCGCCTCCGGCATGGTGGCCGTGCTCGTCGCACTCGTGGCCCAGGGCCCGTGGACGGCGCTGTTCATGTTGCTCGTCGTGATCGGCGTCCAGCAGCTCGAGTCGCACGTGCTGCAGCCGTTCCTGATGGGCCGTCTCGTCGCGGTGCACCCGCTCGCCATCATCGCCGCGATCGCGGCCGGCATCACGGTCTCGGGCGTCGTCGGTGCCCTCGTGGCGGTGCCGCTCGTCGCGTGTCTCAACGGGGTCGTGAAGCACCTAG from Aeromicrobium sp. Sec7.5 harbors:
- the msrA gene encoding peptide-methionine (S)-S-oxide reductase MsrA translates to MIFGTRKSEMPARENALPGRPSRTHLVGDRHLVTGNPLETDGPDGFEVTVVGLGCFWGEEQTFWQLPGVWSTTVGYAGGYTPNPTYEETCTGRTGHAEVVRIVFDPSVLSYDDLLATFWENHDPTQGMRQGNDRGSQYRSILLTTTPEQQAKAEASRDHYQQKMTASGYGTITTEIKPLDEYYYAEAYHQQYLVRNPHGYCPLHATGVSYA
- a CDS encoding SDR family NAD(P)-dependent oxidoreductase; the encoded protein is MSWINGKVAVVTGAGSGIGRALALELTRRGATVAISDVDVAGLEATAEQVRQMGGTVRSDVIDVSQREIVERYADEVAADLGRVNLVINNAGIAYFGNVTEMPYKHLERVMDVDFWGVVNGTKAFLPHLEASGDGHVVNISSVFGLFGVPSQSAYNAAKFAVRGFTESLAMEMKMANKPVSVTCVHPGGIKTNIVRNATSVDERADEKSAMSAQFDKVLARTTPAKAANVILDGVEKKKVRVLIGADAKVIDAFVRIAGPRYQGVVRWASGKSGL
- a CDS encoding AI-2E family transporter, whose product is MSARYQVPIGMEIATAWAWRLVVIAGAGFGLLWLLQYFSEITVPITIGLLGTALTIGVVDTLERRGVPRLLATLVVAILMLVTLAGLVILVGQQLSTQVDELRSSIVAGIGEMRDWARNGPLGLSDDDLNRYVTEVQDTIAGTGREAVIDQATAVGISLAHFVTGFFIALFAAVFFLYEGDRIWAWVVTLFPRDARARVNSSGHRAWESLTSFVRATVLVALVDALGIALGAWLLGVPLTFAIGVIVFLGAFVPIIGAFASGMVAVLVALVAQGPWTALFMLLVVIGVQQLESHVLQPFLMGRLVAVHPLAIIAAIAAGITVSGVVGALVAVPLVACLNGVVKHLAEEAGNPLQPDGLPEDLPPDAQPSDAGSSDAGSPTEQA
- a CDS encoding cytochrome P450 → MQNDWGGQSFAHPPGRLPIVGDGRSVDPSRPLKSMVGHAEKLGEPIFEIQVFDQKFVFVASAELAAEMCDEQRFVKVLPPAVEALREFAGDGLFTAHSHEHNWRLAHDLLRPAFTRTAMQSYHPVMVETLDELFDYWERLDGPVDVSRDMTKLTLETLARAALSRDFASFDGVDPHPFVAAMITALKSGQRIATLRTAPGGRLAVRRIRRKAKSSQDYVDELLDDIIATRRAQPPSEHDLLGIMLSARHPETGEQLDDTNIRHQILTFLVAGHETTSGALSFALYYLSRDPEVLAKAHAEVDAVLGSDRDTVPTFEQVPQFRYLRRVLDEALRLWPTAPAFGRGPRETTTLSTGHVMRPEDWAIVLLPAVHRDPSVWGDDPERFDPDRFLPQNSRGRLPHSYKPWGTGERSCIGRQFAQQEAILVLARLLHRYEITGDPDYELDIAERLTIVPKGFELRLTPRTPNADSEDQPADDSGSDDGSDSGDAPSDVCPVSSTDQNGLNATSQRCPPGSVK
- a CDS encoding Hsp20/alpha crystallin family protein: MSTITRFRGRDPFFAEFDSLVRSTFGGPTVPTGEPLAFTPTAETVREGDDVVVRLDLPGVDVAEDVSVEVANQRLVIAGERKDDRAEDSTRRSVREVRYGSFRRSFGLPGHVGADAVSAHYDKGVLHVRVAGVYAGTEPTRITISDGPAVAEVEQA
- a CDS encoding pirin family protein — protein: MSGRLQLDDSGAETLEAREVPLGGIRGITVHRTLPHRSRPTIGAWCFADHFGPTDARMNVLPHPHTGLQTVTWPMAGRIRHRDNLGSDVMLQPGELNLMTSGDAVSHSEISDADDPTPMSGVQLWVALPDSRRLGPADFEHVPDLPRVQGRGWDGVLVVGDFAGESSRATVYTPLVGVQISLHDPDVVLDLDPSFEYGVLALDGPVEVDGTTVGHRALRYLDGGSRVHLDGPGRTVLLLGGEPFAEKLVMWWNFIARDHDEIVQARDDWMERPVGGRFGRVEGHGEELVPAPELPNVRLRPRVRLKY